One window of the Cryptomeria japonica chromosome 7, Sugi_1.0, whole genome shotgun sequence genome contains the following:
- the LOC131052434 gene encoding ATP-dependent DNA helicase PIF1: protein MSPFNQNNTSTPPSPRHNRTGQLYGNTRRPQRRLFQDNLEGINGTQLTHPYVRDGQQFGAPYNGDVNGGNWVPESMEIEGSDEACEIDDDDDTHFDKRAYKPGTISEDQWRVLKAISQGKFVFVTGCAGTGKSYLLKYAVSVLVELHGPSSVFVTASSGIAACELKGRTLHSFAGIKLGLEPATNLAFSVRNNREALKRWMSAKALIIDEISMIDGELLDKIEYVARQIRRTNQVFGGLQLVVSGDFFQLPPVKPTDLSRQFAVEAHCWKKCFNKQVELRQVFRQADCEFVSMLKEVRRANCSARTISRLNSCIRPPIWADNNGIAPTRLFPIKKGAQICNDRELMALNNEIIPFRARNEGLGKLLLNGGLAPEELYLCEGAQVMLIWNIDFEVGLVNGARGVVVGFTYGEMEDRWDISPKGLWPVVRFHCLRENIVVKPVVWEVFENGGVVASRMQVPLILAWAVSVHKCQGMTLDRVETDLSRAFEFGMVYVALSRIKSLEGLRLTGFDPQKIKAHPKVFDFYESFTVQEINHSDNIAARGLA, encoded by the exons ATGTCTCCGTTCAATCAAAACAATACCAGCACCCCTCCTTCTCCTAGACATAACAGAACAGGACAGCTGTATGGCAACACCCGGAGGCCCCAGAGAAGGCTCTTCCAGGACAATTTAGAAGGCATTAATGGCACCCAGCTTACCCATCCCTATGTTAGGGATGGCCAGCAGTTTG GAGCACCCTACAATGGGGATGTCAATGGAGGAAATTGGGTACCTGAAAGCATGGAAATTGAAGGATCGGATGAAGCATGtgagattgatgatgatgatgatacccATTTTGATAAAAGGGCATACAAGCCTGGTACAATTTCTGAAGACCAGTGGAGGGTATTGAAAGCCATCTCTCAGGGGAAGTTTGTGTTTGTGACTGGATGTGCAGGCACTGGCAAGAGTTACTTGCTTAAGTATGCAGTAAGTGTACTTGTTGAATTGCATGGTCCTTCATCTGTTTTTGTGACTGCATCAAGTGGGATTGCTGCTTGTGAACTAAAGGGTAGAACGTTGCATTCTTTTGCTGGGATCAAGTTAGGGCTGGAACCTGCAACAAATTTGGCATTCAGTGTTAGAAACAATCGAGAGGCCTTGAAAAGGTGGATGTCTGCAAAGGCCTTAATAATTGACGAGATAAGTATGATAGATGGCGAGCTTTTGGACAAAATAGAATATGTAGCCAGGCAAATAAGAAGAACCAATCAAGTATTTGGTGGGTTGCAGCTGGTTGTCAGTGGGGACTTCTTTCAACTCCCACCGGTGAAGCCTACTGACCTTAGCAGACAGTTTGCTGTCGAGGCACACTGCTGGAAGAAGTGCTTTAATAAACAAGTAGAGTTGAGACAAGTCTTTAGGCAAGCGGATTGTGAGTTTGTAAGCATGCTGAAAGAAGTTCGAAGGGCTAATTGCAGTGCTAGGACCATTTCAAGGCTAAATAGTTGCATAAGACCGCCTATTTGGGCTGATAACAATGGTATAGCCCCAACAAGACTCTTTCCGATAAAAAAGGGGGCACAAATTTGTAATGATAGAGAGTTGATGGCCTTGAACAATGAAATCATTCCTTTTAGAGCAAGGAATGAAGGACTTGGGAAGCTGCTGCTAAATGGTGGATTGGCCCCTGAAGAATTGTATCTTTGTGAAGGTGCCCAAGTGATGCTGATATGGAATATAGATTTTGAGGTAGGACTTGTGAATGGTGCAAGGGGAGTAGTTGTAGGATTCACTTACGGTGAGATGGAGGATCGATGGGATATTAGTCCAAAAGGTCTTTGGCCAGTGGTGCGATTTCATTGCCTCAGGGAAAATATTGTTGTAAAACCAGTGGTATGGGAGGTGTTTGAGAATGGTGGTGTGGTGGCTAGTAGGATGCAAGTCCCTCTTATCCTGGCGTGGGCAGTAAGTGTGCATAAATGCCAGGGAATGACATTGGATAGAGTTGAAACTGATCTATCCAGGGCATTTGAATTTGGCATGGTTTATGTGGCCCTTTCTCGCATAAAAAGCCTTGAAGGACTTCGACTAACTGGCTTTGATCCACAGAAAATCAAAGCACATCCTAAGGTGTTTGACTTCTATGAAAGCTTTACAGTGCAGGAGATCAACCATAGTGATAATATAGCTGCCAGAGGTTTGGCATAG